One segment of Mycolicibacterium baixiangningiae DNA contains the following:
- a CDS encoding HNH endonuclease signature motif containing protein, with translation MDGEFSTTVDRLMAAVGDLQVASIADLTCPQMVAELDRIKQAVWAVPSVEHRLTARLVEEANPHDLGATSMKKLLADRLRISEKDAGERLTDARQLGPRYTLTGERVGTELACTAAAVARGEIGHAHVRVIQEFVKKLPVWVSFARRDDYEHTLVGHAKELRPDQLKKAAKALLDFIDQDGTEPDYATQRRRREFKVGPQQSDGMSRVEGYIDAETRALWDVAAAKHAAPGVNLPHDDTHTGRDDRTPEQRHHDALKRVLRDTVESGTLGQIAGVPATIVATTTVNELERAAGWADTGSGNKLPIRDLIRMAATSRHYLAVFDDHTEEILYLGRARRNATTAQRLALFARDRGCTHPHCTVPFYWTEAHHTHDHAKGGRTDIPDLTLACQPGNLMVEKTGYTTVRPGNGRTHWIPPKHLDTGQPRVNNYFHPHRYLTDHKDPDGENDEPE, from the coding sequence ATGGATGGGGAGTTCAGCACCACGGTCGATCGCCTCATGGCGGCCGTCGGCGATCTGCAGGTCGCCTCCATCGCTGACCTGACCTGCCCCCAGATGGTGGCGGAGTTGGATCGGATCAAGCAGGCCGTGTGGGCGGTGCCCAGCGTGGAACACCGGTTGACCGCGCGGCTGGTCGAGGAAGCCAACCCCCACGACCTGGGTGCGACGTCGATGAAGAAACTGCTCGCCGACCGGTTACGGATCTCGGAGAAAGACGCCGGTGAACGCCTCACCGACGCCCGCCAACTCGGACCGCGCTACACCCTGACCGGGGAACGCGTGGGCACCGAACTCGCGTGCACGGCCGCTGCGGTGGCCCGCGGGGAGATCGGGCACGCCCATGTGCGCGTCATCCAGGAGTTCGTCAAGAAACTCCCCGTCTGGGTGTCCTTCGCCCGCCGCGACGACTACGAACACACCCTGGTCGGCCACGCGAAGGAGTTGCGACCCGACCAGCTCAAGAAGGCCGCCAAAGCCCTGCTGGACTTCATCGACCAGGACGGCACCGAACCCGACTACGCAACTCAACGACGTCGCCGCGAATTCAAAGTCGGACCCCAACAATCCGATGGGATGAGCCGCGTCGAGGGCTACATCGACGCCGAAACCCGCGCCCTATGGGATGTGGCCGCCGCCAAACACGCCGCCCCCGGGGTCAACCTGCCCCACGACGACACCCACACCGGACGCGATGACCGCACCCCCGAACAACGCCACCACGACGCGCTGAAACGGGTCCTGCGTGACACCGTGGAATCCGGGACCCTCGGACAGATCGCCGGGGTACCCGCCACCATCGTCGCCACCACCACCGTCAACGAACTCGAACGTGCCGCGGGGTGGGCCGACACCGGCAGCGGCAACAAACTCCCCATCCGGGATCTGATCCGGATGGCCGCGACATCACGGCACTACCTGGCGGTGTTCGACGACCACACCGAAGAAATCCTCTACCTCGGCCGCGCCCGCCGCAACGCCACCACCGCCCAGAGATTGGCCCTGTTCGCACGGGATCGCGGCTGCACCCACCCCCACTGCACCGTGCCGTTCTACTGGACCGAAGCCCACCACACCCACGACCACGCCAAAGGCGGGCGCACCGACATCCCCGACCTCACCCTGGCCTGCCAACCCGGCAACCTCATGGTCGAGAAAACCGGATACACCACCGTGCGCCCCGGCAACGGCCGCACCCACTGGATCCCCCCCAAACACCTCGACACCGGCCAACCCCGAGTCAACAACTACTTCCACCCCCACCGCTACCTCACCGACCACAAAGACCCGGACGGCGAGAATGACGAGCCCGAATAG
- a CDS encoding alpha-ketoacid dehydrogenase subunit beta produces the protein MTQLIERPAGAGGDDQPFFAAVPAVTELTMVQAINRALHDAMAADERVLVFGEDVATLGGVFRVTEGLAGTFGEQRCFDTPLAESAIVGIAIGMAIRGFVPVPEIQFDGFAAPAFDQVVSHLAKYRMRTRGDLDMAVTVRIPSFGGIGAVEHHSESTESYWLHTAGLKVVTPSSPSDAYWLLRHAIASRDPVIYLEPKRRYWAREPVDTARPGLPIGRAAVRREGADATVLTYGPLVATALAAAEHAAAESGWSLEVVDLRSLNPLDFETVATSVRKTGRAVVMHEGPRTLGFGAELAARISEELFYDLEAPVLRATGFDTPYPPARLEKLWLPGVDRLLDCVQRTLEMP, from the coding sequence ATGACGCAGCTGATCGAGCGGCCCGCCGGCGCCGGCGGCGATGACCAGCCGTTCTTTGCCGCCGTCCCCGCCGTCACCGAGCTGACGATGGTGCAGGCCATCAACCGCGCGCTCCACGACGCAATGGCCGCCGACGAGCGGGTGCTGGTGTTCGGTGAGGACGTCGCGACCCTGGGCGGGGTGTTCCGGGTGACCGAGGGGTTGGCCGGGACTTTCGGTGAGCAGCGGTGTTTCGACACGCCGCTCGCGGAGTCGGCGATCGTCGGCATCGCGATCGGGATGGCGATCCGCGGTTTCGTCCCGGTCCCGGAGATCCAATTCGACGGGTTCGCGGCGCCGGCGTTCGACCAGGTGGTCAGCCATCTCGCGAAGTACCGCATGCGGACCCGAGGCGACCTGGACATGGCGGTGACCGTGCGCATCCCGTCGTTCGGCGGAATCGGTGCGGTGGAACACCATTCGGAGTCGACGGAGTCCTATTGGCTGCACACTGCCGGTCTCAAGGTCGTGACGCCGTCGAGTCCGTCGGACGCGTACTGGTTGCTGCGGCATGCGATCGCGAGCCGTGACCCGGTGATCTACCTGGAACCCAAGCGCCGGTACTGGGCGCGCGAACCGGTGGACACCGCGCGGCCGGGTCTGCCGATCGGCCGGGCGGCGGTACGCCGGGAGGGCGCCGACGCCACGGTGCTCACCTACGGGCCGCTGGTGGCGACGGCGCTGGCGGCCGCCGAACATGCTGCCGCAGAGTCGGGCTGGTCGCTGGAGGTCGTCGACCTGCGCTCGCTCAACCCGCTCGACTTCGAGACGGTGGCCACCTCGGTGCGCAAGACGGGGCGTGCGGTGGTGATGCACGAGGGTCCACGGACGTTGGGTTTCGGGGCCGAACTGGCCGCGCGGATCTCCGAGGAGTTGTTCTACGACCTGGAGGCACCGGTGCTGCGCGCCACCGGATTCGACACCCCGTATCCGCCGGCGCGGCTGGAGAAGCTCTGGCTGCCGGGTGTGGACCGATTGCTGGACTGCGTGCAGCGGACGTTGGAGATGCCATGA
- the pdhA gene encoding pyruvate dehydrogenase (acetyl-transferring) E1 component subunit alpha, which produces MAGVDLDLVQLVGADGTPTAQFRDSRDLPPPETLSWLYETMLVTRDLDTEFVHLQRQGELALYASCHGQEAAQVGATACLRKTDWLFPQYREIGAFLLRGIAPAQMAAVWRGKWHGGLEFTAKCCAPISIPIGTQGLHAVGAAMAAQRLGEDSVTVVFLGDGATSEGDVHEAMNLAAVYQVPCVFFVQNNQWAISVPVERQVAGPSIAHRADGYGMPGVRVDGNDVLACFAVMSEAAARARGGGGPTLIEAVTYRLGPHTTSDDPSRYRDQDEVDRWRALDPLPRYRAYLQGIGVWSERLEERVVARSKRLRTELRDAVVGAPDFDVADVFDMVYHDITPDLAEQRDRLLAELAREA; this is translated from the coding sequence ATGGCAGGCGTTGATCTAGACCTCGTGCAGCTGGTGGGTGCCGACGGCACGCCGACCGCACAGTTCCGTGACAGCCGCGACCTGCCTCCTCCGGAAACCCTCAGCTGGCTCTACGAGACGATGCTCGTCACCCGCGACCTCGACACGGAGTTCGTGCATCTGCAGCGCCAGGGTGAACTCGCCCTCTACGCCTCGTGCCACGGCCAGGAGGCCGCCCAGGTCGGCGCCACCGCATGCCTGCGCAAGACCGACTGGCTGTTTCCGCAGTATCGGGAGATCGGCGCGTTCCTGCTGCGCGGGATTGCCCCGGCGCAGATGGCCGCGGTGTGGCGGGGTAAGTGGCACGGCGGCCTGGAATTCACCGCGAAGTGCTGCGCACCGATCTCCATCCCGATCGGCACCCAGGGGCTGCACGCGGTCGGCGCCGCGATGGCCGCCCAACGCCTCGGCGAGGACTCGGTGACCGTGGTGTTCCTCGGGGACGGGGCCACCAGCGAAGGCGACGTGCACGAGGCGATGAACCTCGCCGCGGTCTACCAGGTGCCGTGCGTGTTCTTCGTGCAGAACAACCAGTGGGCCATCTCGGTGCCGGTCGAGCGTCAGGTGGCAGGACCGTCGATCGCTCATCGAGCCGACGGCTACGGCATGCCGGGTGTGCGTGTCGACGGCAACGACGTGCTGGCCTGTTTCGCCGTGATGTCCGAGGCGGCCGCGCGGGCGCGGGGTGGCGGTGGGCCGACGCTCATCGAGGCGGTGACCTACCGGCTCGGGCCGCACACCACCTCCGACGACCCCAGCCGGTACCGCGACCAGGACGAGGTGGACCGGTGGCGCGCGCTGGACCCGCTCCCGCGATATCGCGCCTACCTGCAGGGCATCGGGGTATGGAGCGAACGCCTGGAGGAGCGGGTGGTCGCCAGGTCGAAACGGCTTCGCACAGAGCTGCGGGACGCGGTGGTGGGTGCGCCGGACTTCGATGTCGCCGACGTGTTCGACATGGTCTACCACGACATCACCCCGGATCTGGCCGAGCAGCGCGACCGGTTGCTCGCCGAACTGGCGAGGGAGGCGTGA
- a CDS encoding dihydrolipoamide acetyltransferase family protein: protein MSVQDFLVPDLGEGLQDATITSWAVDVGDEVELNQTLCTVETNKAEVEIPSPYAGRIVERGGEEGQTLDVGSLLVRISSSQAVGTQRKPVLVGYGADDAMDSSRRSAGRPRAKPPVRKMAAELNVDLAAVSGSGPDGVITREDVQRVAGPANVDTTAVRGVQAEMARRMALSRREIPDAHASVTVDGSALLRLRDRLRDTDVPITPFVLALRLLTVVLRHHPALNATWIETADGPQVHRHSAIHLGVGVAAPRGLLVPVIANAQDKTTRELAAAVARLVEEARAGRVRPAELSGSTFTVSNFGALGLDEGVPVINYPEAAILGMGSLKPRAVVVDGEVVARPTMTLTCAFDHRIADGATVAAFLGELRELVETPEVALLDL, encoded by the coding sequence ATGAGCGTGCAGGATTTCCTGGTACCGGACCTGGGTGAGGGTCTGCAGGACGCGACGATCACCTCATGGGCGGTCGATGTCGGCGACGAGGTTGAACTGAACCAGACGCTGTGCACGGTCGAGACGAACAAGGCGGAGGTGGAAATCCCGAGCCCGTATGCGGGCCGGATCGTCGAGCGTGGGGGAGAAGAGGGGCAGACGCTCGATGTGGGCTCTCTCCTGGTACGGATCTCCAGCTCCCAAGCTGTTGGCACGCAGCGTAAACCGGTGCTGGTCGGGTACGGCGCCGATGATGCGATGGATTCGAGTCGGCGATCTGCAGGGCGGCCGCGAGCCAAGCCGCCGGTGCGCAAAATGGCGGCTGAGTTGAACGTCGATCTGGCCGCGGTGAGCGGTTCGGGTCCGGACGGGGTGATCACCCGCGAGGACGTGCAGCGGGTGGCGGGCCCAGCGAACGTGGACACCACGGCGGTACGCGGGGTCCAGGCCGAGATGGCACGACGAATGGCGTTGTCGCGCCGCGAGATTCCGGATGCGCATGCGAGTGTCACGGTAGACGGCAGCGCGCTTCTGCGGCTGCGGGACCGGCTGCGCGACACGGATGTTCCGATCACGCCGTTCGTGCTGGCACTACGGCTTCTGACGGTGGTGTTGAGGCACCATCCCGCGCTCAACGCGACATGGATCGAGACGGCGGATGGGCCGCAAGTGCACCGGCACAGTGCAATTCATCTGGGCGTCGGGGTGGCTGCCCCGCGTGGGCTGTTGGTACCGGTGATCGCCAACGCGCAGGACAAGACGACCCGCGAGCTGGCGGCCGCGGTGGCGCGACTGGTGGAAGAGGCGCGTGCGGGACGGGTGCGGCCCGCCGAGCTGTCGGGGTCGACGTTCACCGTGTCGAACTTCGGTGCTCTCGGGTTGGACGAAGGCGTGCCGGTGATCAACTATCCAGAGGCCGCGATTCTCGGGATGGGGTCGCTGAAGCCCAGGGCGGTAGTGGTCGACGGGGAGGTGGTCGCCCGCCCGACGATGACGCTGACCTGCGCCTTCGATCACCGGATCGCTGACGGGGCCACCGTGGCGGCGTTCCTGGGTGAGCTTCGGGAACTCGTCGAGACGCCTGAAGTAGCGCTGCTCGACCTGTGA